In Chryseobacterium gleum, a single genomic region encodes these proteins:
- a CDS encoding ATP-dependent nuclease codes for MYISQIKITNFRNFENTTVDFNDGINVVIGHNNAGKSNLVSALSLVMDNSKSKRLNIDDFYKLIPTAHLLTSPPKVSIEITIKKGSYETEDDLVTVSTWLTRLEEDYEAKLTYEFFLPEKHVENYQTLVREIPENENQNKNIWNTIKHDFLRLYVVKIWGGNVVNQSTADVDSLQKFDFQFLDAIRDVERDMLTGRNTLLRDVFDFFMDYDIKIHPTKTAPEKHMDIKERKIEFSEKAEELVGLLHRRIASGKEEILSYAKDTGASFNNAVPDFEGVISETELYSVLKLIVEYETGIKIPATRNGLGYNNLIYMSLLLAKMQVNNDVNYLDSNAKIFSMLAIEEPEAHLHPAMQFKFLKFLDENKTKRKVRQIFVTTHSTHITSAVGLDEIICLHNNEGETIVAYPGKTFVNAEGQPLDHSKKYVERFLDASKSDMLFSQKVLFVEGLAEQILATVFAGYEDKSLEDHHVSVINVGGRYFKHFLYLFDSEKDFSISKPVVCMTDKDPERKNRTVERSNFQKCYPFEYNSEAETFDYQQNSFSNEYQRETHPNITVYSQDSELGKTLEYEIAFSNPSLKLILTDSMKNRNELERLMDLYDHEDSTLENFFEILRESDENERIISGITLNTSLDLDGKKRSIIAARYLNSIGKGENALELAVVLKDNLLKKGTEEYVEFNVPQYIKDAIEKLCQ; via the coding sequence ATGTACATATCTCAGATTAAAATTACCAATTTCAGGAATTTTGAAAATACTACAGTCGATTTTAATGACGGCATCAATGTAGTAATAGGTCATAACAATGCCGGAAAATCAAATTTGGTTTCCGCTCTTTCCTTAGTTATGGATAATTCAAAGTCAAAACGTCTTAATATTGACGACTTTTACAAACTTATTCCGACCGCACATTTATTGACTTCTCCTCCAAAAGTAAGCATTGAAATAACAATCAAAAAAGGATCTTATGAAACGGAGGATGACTTAGTAACCGTTTCAACTTGGCTAACCAGATTAGAGGAAGATTACGAAGCAAAATTAACATATGAATTCTTTCTTCCCGAAAAGCATGTCGAGAATTACCAAACCTTAGTTAGGGAAATTCCTGAGAATGAAAACCAAAATAAAAATATTTGGAATACGATTAAGCATGATTTCCTAAGACTTTATGTAGTAAAGATTTGGGGAGGAAATGTTGTCAATCAATCCACAGCAGACGTAGACTCATTACAAAAATTTGATTTTCAATTTTTAGATGCTATAAGGGACGTCGAGAGAGATATGCTGACGGGGCGAAATACTTTGCTGCGAGATGTTTTTGATTTTTTCATGGATTATGATATCAAAATCCATCCAACAAAAACAGCACCTGAGAAACATATGGATATTAAAGAAAGAAAAATTGAGTTTTCTGAAAAAGCTGAAGAATTAGTAGGTTTGTTACACAGGAGAATTGCATCAGGAAAGGAAGAAATATTATCTTATGCAAAAGATACGGGAGCGTCATTTAACAATGCTGTTCCAGATTTTGAAGGAGTAATATCAGAGACAGAGTTGTATAGTGTTCTAAAGTTAATTGTAGAATATGAGACAGGAATAAAAATTCCTGCAACACGCAATGGTCTTGGTTACAACAATTTAATTTACATGTCTCTTCTTTTAGCAAAAATGCAGGTCAATAATGACGTTAATTATTTGGATAGCAATGCAAAAATATTTTCAATGCTGGCTATCGAAGAGCCAGAAGCTCATCTACATCCGGCAATGCAATTCAAGTTTTTAAAATTTCTCGATGAAAATAAAACTAAAAGAAAAGTAAGACAAATCTTTGTCACAACACATTCAACACATATAACATCCGCCGTTGGGCTAGATGAAATTATTTGCCTGCACAATAATGAAGGAGAAACTATTGTGGCATATCCCGGAAAAACATTTGTTAATGCGGAAGGTCAACCTTTAGATCATAGCAAGAAGTATGTTGAGAGATTTTTGGATGCAAGTAAGTCAGATATGCTTTTTAGTCAAAAGGTACTATTTGTTGAAGGACTTGCCGAACAAATCCTTGCGACGGTATTCGCAGGTTACGAAGATAAATCTTTAGAAGACCATCATGTAAGTGTCATTAATGTTGGAGGAAGATATTTTAAACATTTTCTTTATTTATTCGATTCTGAAAAAGATTTCTCAATATCAAAACCTGTCGTATGTATGACTGACAAGGATCCTGAAAGAAAAAACAGAACAGTAGAAAGATCAAATTTTCAGAAGTGTTATCCATTTGAATATAATAGTGAAGCTGAAACCTTCGATTACCAGCAAAATTCTTTTAGCAACGAATATCAGCGGGAGACTCACCCGAACATTACAGTATATTCTCAAGATTCGGAGTTAGGAAAAACATTGGAATATGAAATAGCATTTTCAAATCCATCATTAAAACTAATTCTAACGGATTCTATGAAAAATAGAAATGAGCTAGAACGTCTAATGGATTTGTACGATCACGAAGATTCAACACTTGAAAATTTCTTTGAAATCCTACGTGAAAGTGATGAGAATGAGAGAATAATTTCCGGCATTACTCTCAACACCTCGCTTGATTTAGATGGTAAGAAAAGATCGATAATTGCAGCAAGATATCTTAATTCCATTGGTAAAGGCGAAAATGCTTTAGAATTGGCAGTTGTGCTAAAGGATAATTTATTAAAAAAAGGTACTGAAGAATATGTAGAGTTCAATGTTCCTCAATATATTAAAGATGCAATAGAAAAGTTATGCCAGTAG